One Aphidius gifuensis isolate YNYX2018 linkage group LG5, ASM1490517v1, whole genome shotgun sequence genomic region harbors:
- the LOC122858173 gene encoding transmembrane protein 267 yields the protein MFCQRLITKLTLTLLIGTTLIIGDKIEENLLFPFHRAFCDNFIHAIVALFSWTLIIVLSNASIINNINDIFLCTLLSSLIDLDHFIAAKSLTLNNAIRLDKRPFLHSTTIPILIWALLLFISHILKSTQINNYAWIILTSFLTHHIRDGARRGLWFAPIGSTKPIPYHVYILTSIFLPYIIYYLLSVSKNYITINQLRLPI from the exons ATGTTTTGTCAAAGATTAATCACTAAATTAACACTGACATTATTGATAGGTACAACTTTAATAATAGGTGacaaaattgaagaaaatttattatttcctttTCATCGTGcattttgtgataattttattcatgcaATTGTTGCATTATTTTCCTGGACATTGATAATCGTTTTATCAAATGCttcaattatcaataatatcaatgacaTTTTTCTATGTACAttgttatcatcattaattgaCCTGGATCATTTTATTGCTGCTAAAAGTTTAACattaaat aatgcAATTCGTTTGGATAAACGACCATTTTTAcattcaacaacaataccaattttaatttgggcattattattatttatttcacatatattaaaaagtacacaaataaataattatgcatGGATTATATTGACAAGTTTTTTAACACATCATATACGTGATGGAGCAAGACGTGGTTTATGGTTTGCTCCAATTGGATCAACAAAGCCAATTCCTTATCATGTTTACATCTTGACAAGTATTTTTCttccatatattatttattatttattatcagtatcaaaaaattatattactatCAATCAATTACGATTACCCATATGA
- the LOC122858195 gene encoding uncharacterized protein LOC122858195 — MDNSLESIQLQIYIGGGIGLFCILLLFILVIVLFVKINHLKNDRSNQLVSQRNMMADFCYTNPTIVPGEELSRRGFSMYDGRIDITSDTTTSPSMIQKNNHEYGVYRHEESRSQF, encoded by the exons atg gATAATTCATTGGAATCAATTcaattgcaaatatatattggtGGTGGAATTGGgctattttgtattttacttttatttatactcGTCATTgtgttatttgtaaaaattaatcatttaaaaaatgatag aTCCAATCAATTGGTTAGCCAAAGAAACATGATGGCTGATTTTTGTTATACAAATCCAACAATTGTACCTGGTGAAGAATTATCAAGACGTGGATTTTCAATGTACGATGGAAGAATTGACATAACAAGTGATACAACAACATCACCAtcaatgatacaaaaaaataatcatgaatatGGTGTTTATCGACATGAAGAATCACGatcacaattttaa